One segment of Urocitellus parryii isolate mUroPar1 chromosome 5, mUroPar1.hap1, whole genome shotgun sequence DNA contains the following:
- the LOC113181100 gene encoding olfactory receptor 9K2-like: MSDKGGSNHSDVTDFILAGFRVPPEFYVLLFLLFLLIYGMVLLGNISMMAVIVTDSQLNTPMYFFLGNLSFIDLSYSTVIAPKAMVIFLSEKKTISFGGCAAQLFLFTLFIVTEGFVLAAMAYDRFSAICNPLLYSVYMSRRLCSQLMAGSYFCGWVSSTIQVSVTFSVSFSVYRVIDHFYCDSYQIEKISCSNLFVNKMVSLSLAVFIILPTIVVIVVSYMYIVSTVLKIPSTEGRKKAFSTCSSHLGVVSVLYGTVSFVYLVPPSNPELRKVASVFYILVTPMLNPLIYSLRNKDVKQALRKILGNKKALP, translated from the coding sequence ATGAGTGACAAGGGAGGAAGCAACCACTCGGATGTAACTGACTTCATTCTTGCAGGCTTCAGGGTGCCTCCAGAGTTCTAcgttctcctcttcctcctgttcctgctgatcTATGGCATGGTCCTTTTGGGGAACATTAGTATGATGGCAGTCATTGTGACTGACTCCCAGCTGAACACACCAATGTATTTCTTTCTAGGAAATCTGTCTTTCATTGACCTCTCCTACTCCACTGTTATTGCTCCTAAAGCCATGGTCATCTTCCTGTCTGAGAAAAAAACCATATCCTTTGGAGGATGTGCTGCCCAGCTTTTCCTTTTTACACTCTTCATTGTAACAGAGGGATTTGTCCTGGCagccatggcctatgaccgcttcAGTGCCATCTGCAATCCTCTTCTTTATAGTGTCTACATGTCAAGACGCCTCTGCAGCCAGCTGATGGCTGGTTCCTATTTCTGTGGCTGGGTCAGTTCTACCATTCAAGTCAGTGTGACATTCTCAGTGTCTTTTAGTGTGTACCGAGTCATTGATCACTTCTACTGTGATTCTTACCAAATTGAAAAGATCTCCTGCTCTAATCTCTTTGTCAATAAGATGGTATCTCTGAGTTTGGCTGTCTTCATTATTTTGCCCACAATAGTTGTCATTGTAGTCTCTTACATGTACATTGTGTCCACAGTCTTGAAGATCCCCTCCactgaagggagaaagaaagccttctccacctgcagcTCTCACCTTGGGGTAGTGAGTGTGCTTTATGGGACTGTCTCGTTTGTGTATCTTGTACCTCCCAGCAATCCTGAACTACGCAAAGTGGCCTCAGTATTTTACATACTGGTGACACCCATGTTAAACCCTCTGATCTACTCTCTAAGAAACAAAGATGTCAAACAAGCTTTGAGAAAAATCCTAGGGAACAAGAAAGCTTTACCCTAA